In Chitinophagaceae bacterium, one DNA window encodes the following:
- a CDS encoding cation transporter gives MLDKIIRYFLENRLVAFLLTLIFVVWGIATAPFAWDIDWLPRDPVPVDAIPNYGETQQIVFTEWPGRSPQDIEDQITYPLSTYLLGVPGVKTIRSTTMFGFSSIFIILEDDIDFYWSRARILEKLNALPDGLLPQGVQPALGPDATALGQIFWYTIEGRDPDGNPTGGWDLHELRTIQDFHVKFALATAEGVAEVASIGGHVKEYQIDINPAAMRGYDISLREIANSVRNSNLDVGARTIELNRIEYFVRGLGYIKSLEDIEESVVAVRDNVPVHVRDIAKVTIGPAQRRGALGKGGAEVVGGVVTVRHGENPMQVIENVKAELPGIEQGLPSRTLEDGTVSQLKIIPFYDRTELIQETIGTLEHAISLQILITIIVIIIMLLNLKASLFISGLLPMAVLMCFIMMKYAGVDANIVALSGIAIAIGTIVDMGIIMSENMVLHLKEARKKEPKLEVIHRACVEVAPAILTAVMTTIVSFLPVFTLQAAEGKLFSPLAYTKTFALIAAIFFTIVVIPAAAYVLFSVKINFKWIRVAANVLLLIAGILVAVLYFPLAGIVLLLFGVNNLLDEFTDVFSSDVHSYITIAISVIFITLILAESWLPLGPARSLLMNTIFVFLIIGFVLGFFLIFIRFYRAILKWCLANKGLFLLLPAFSILLGVTIWLGFGNVFGFVANSFDKTGMNIRTTKVWHNLYSTFPGIDKEFMPRLDEGSFLLMPILMPHAGIEESLETLKYLDKAVQSIPEVELVVGKIGRAESALDPAPVTMFENVINYKSEYKLDDRGRRVRFATDNEGEFIRDENGNLVPDSRGSYYRQWRDHIRSPRDIWDEIAAVARYPGLTTASMLQPIETRLVMLQTGTRASTAMLVQGPDLQTIEDFSLEMENILQDVPGVNPPTVFADRIVGKPYLEIDINRRAIARHGLTIRDVQDYVEVAIGGMTLTTTVEGRERYPVRVRYAREFRDNPHDIERILVSTPSGAQIPLGQLADINYVQGPQAIRSVNTFPATYVIFDILEGSSAVAVVENAQNHLDGLLQSGELELPEGVSYRFIGEYENQVRAEKRLSIVIPLVLLIILMLLYFQFRSLITSFMIFSAIAVAFSGGFIMIWFYGQDWFMNFSLFGAHMRDLFQIHPINLSIAVWVGFLALFGIATDDGVVMATYLKQSFARNQPENIQQIRESVVEAGSRRVRPCLMTTATTLLALLPILTSTGKGSDIMIPMAIPAFGGMTIVIMTLFVIPVLYALWQETLLKSKKTEDETPMSKAFDTKE, from the coding sequence ATGCTCGATAAGATTATACGGTACTTTCTTGAAAACCGTTTAGTTGCTTTCCTGTTAACACTGATTTTTGTTGTTTGGGGAATTGCTACGGCACCATTTGCGTGGGACATAGACTGGCTTCCGCGGGACCCGGTACCGGTAGATGCTATACCAAACTACGGTGAAACACAACAGATCGTGTTTACAGAATGGCCGGGACGTTCACCACAGGATATTGAAGATCAAATCACTTATCCGCTTAGCACTTACCTGCTTGGTGTTCCCGGTGTCAAAACCATCCGCAGCACGACGATGTTTGGGTTCTCCAGTATTTTCATTATTCTGGAAGACGACATAGATTTTTACTGGAGCAGGGCAAGGATACTCGAAAAACTCAATGCCTTGCCTGACGGGCTTTTACCACAAGGTGTACAGCCCGCATTAGGCCCGGATGCTACGGCTTTGGGCCAGATTTTCTGGTACACCATTGAAGGCCGCGACCCGGATGGCAATCCAACCGGTGGATGGGACTTGCATGAATTAAGAACAATACAGGATTTTCATGTAAAATTTGCTTTGGCGACAGCAGAAGGCGTAGCTGAAGTTGCATCTATCGGCGGGCATGTAAAAGAGTACCAGATAGATATCAATCCGGCTGCCATGCGCGGGTATGACATCAGTTTGCGTGAAATCGCCAATAGTGTCCGCAACAGCAATCTGGATGTAGGTGCCCGTACCATTGAACTAAACAGGATAGAGTATTTTGTCAGGGGATTGGGCTATATCAAAAGCCTTGAAGATATTGAAGAATCTGTAGTTGCCGTGAGGGATAATGTGCCGGTGCATGTGCGTGATATTGCAAAGGTAACAATCGGGCCGGCTCAAAGGCGTGGGGCATTAGGCAAGGGCGGAGCGGAAGTTGTTGGCGGTGTAGTTACTGTCAGGCATGGTGAAAATCCGATGCAGGTAATAGAAAATGTAAAAGCCGAACTCCCCGGAATAGAACAGGGCCTGCCTTCGCGTACACTCGAGGACGGAACAGTGTCACAACTAAAAATTATCCCTTTCTACGACCGGACCGAATTAATTCAGGAAACCATAGGTACGCTGGAACATGCCATTTCCCTGCAAATCCTGATTACGATTATTGTGATTATCATCATGCTGCTCAACCTGAAAGCATCTTTGTTTATTTCAGGCTTATTGCCAATGGCAGTGCTGATGTGTTTTATTATGATGAAATATGCCGGTGTGGATGCCAATATCGTGGCACTTTCCGGTATTGCAATTGCCATTGGGACGATAGTGGATATGGGGATTATCATGTCAGAAAACATGGTTTTGCATTTAAAAGAAGCCCGTAAAAAGGAACCCAAACTGGAAGTAATTCACAGGGCATGTGTGGAGGTGGCTCCGGCAATTTTGACTGCCGTTATGACTACCATCGTCAGCTTTCTCCCGGTATTTACCCTTCAGGCAGCAGAAGGAAAACTCTTTTCCCCATTGGCATATACAAAAACCTTTGCATTGATAGCTGCCATATTTTTTACTATCGTTGTCATTCCCGCGGCTGCTTATGTGCTTTTTTCCGTAAAAATCAATTTCAAATGGATACGCGTTGCTGCCAATGTTTTACTGCTTATCGCAGGCATACTGGTAGCTGTTTTGTACTTCCCGCTGGCAGGTATTGTACTGCTGTTATTTGGCGTAAATAACCTGCTTGATGAGTTTACTGATGTTTTCAGTTCTGATGTGCATTCATACATCACAATTGCCATTTCTGTAATTTTTATCACTTTAATATTGGCAGAAAGCTGGCTGCCACTTGGCCCTGCACGTTCTTTGCTGATGAATACCATTTTTGTATTCCTGATTATTGGCTTTGTGTTGGGATTCTTTTTAATTTTTATTCGTTTTTACCGGGCGATATTAAAATGGTGCCTGGCAAACAAAGGATTATTCCTGCTTTTACCGGCTTTTTCCATCTTGCTTGGTGTTACAATTTGGTTGGGATTTGGAAATGTTTTTGGCTTTGTAGCAAATAGTTTTGATAAAACCGGAATGAACATTCGTACAACAAAAGTATGGCATAATTTGTATTCGACTTTTCCCGGTATTGATAAAGAATTCATGCCCCGGCTGGATGAAGGTTCTTTTTTACTCATGCCCATTCTGATGCCGCATGCCGGAATAGAGGAGAGTCTGGAAACGCTTAAATATCTGGACAAGGCAGTGCAGTCTATTCCGGAGGTTGAACTTGTTGTCGGAAAAATCGGACGTGCGGAATCGGCATTAGACCCGGCACCGGTTACCATGTTTGAAAATGTGATTAATTATAAAAGTGAATACAAACTGGATGACAGGGGCAGGCGGGTGCGTTTTGCTACGGACAATGAGGGCGAATTTATTCGTGATGAAAACGGGAATCTCGTTCCGGACAGCAGGGGCAGCTACTACCGGCAATGGCGGGATCATATCCGGTCTCCACGCGATATTTGGGATGAAATAGCTGCTGTTGCACGTTATCCCGGCCTCACTACTGCTTCCATGTTGCAGCCTATAGAAACCAGACTGGTGATGCTGCAAACCGGTACACGAGCTTCAACGGCTATGTTGGTTCAGGGGCCAGACCTGCAAACCATAGAAGATTTTTCCCTGGAAATGGAAAATATTTTGCAGGACGTTCCGGGGGTAAATCCGCCAACTGTTTTTGCCGACCGTATTGTTGGCAAACCCTATCTTGAAATTGACATTAACCGCCGTGCAATTGCCCGGCATGGTTTGACGATACGCGATGTACAGGATTATGTAGAAGTCGCTATCGGGGGCATGACGCTCACAACAACTGTTGAAGGCAGGGAGCGGTATCCGGTGCGTGTACGCTATGCCCGTGAATTCAGGGACAATCCGCATGATATAGAACGGATTTTAGTTTCCACTCCTTCAGGTGCTCAAATCCCATTGGGGCAACTGGCTGATATTAATTATGTGCAAGGGCCGCAGGCAATCAGGTCAGTGAATACATTTCCTGCCACTTATGTAATTTTTGACATACTGGAAGGTAGTTCAGCCGTAGCTGTTGTTGAAAACGCACAAAACCATCTGGACGGGTTGCTTCAGTCGGGTGAACTTGAACTGCCGGAAGGAGTGAGTTACCGCTTTATTGGTGAATACGAAAATCAGGTAAGGGCAGAAAAAAGGCTTAGCATTGTCATTCCTTTAGTCTTGCTTATTATTTTAATGTTGTTATATTTTCAGTTCCGTTCGCTGATTACATCTTTTATGATTTTTTCTGCCATTGCCGTAGCATTTTCCGGTGGTTTTATCATGATTTGGTTTTACGGTCAGGATTGGTTTATGAACTTCTCCCTTTTTGGTGCCCACATGCGGGATTTATTCCAGATACACCCGATTAATTTAAGTATTGCTGTCTGGGTAGGCTTTTTGGCACTTTTTGGCATTGCAACTGATGACGGGGTAGTGATGGCGACGTATTTGAAACAATCTTTTGCACGCAACCAACCTGAAAACATTCAACAGATCAGGGAATCCGTAGTTGAAGCGGGCAGCCGCCGGGTGAGGCCATGCCTGATGACAACCGCCACTACTTTACTGGCATTGTTGCCCATTTTGACTTCTACCGGAAAAGGCTCCGATATTATGATACCGATGGCAATTCCGGCTTTTGGAGGCATGACGATTGTCATCATGACTTTATTTGTCATACCGGTTTTGTATGCACTTTGGCAGGAAACGCTTTTAAAAAGTAAAAAAACAGAAGATGAAACACCCATGTCAAAAGCTTTTGACACAAAGGAATAA
- a CDS encoding DUF3347 domain-containing protein: MKNLILPIVLLFGASTLFSCGGSHEHDSEGNHTHEHLDENTEVNHTEGHASHAEMGQTLKHYFDLKDGLVRSDAAEAKAGANALKAHLAVTEITVKGHESHIRGIVSEIGEHLEQISLTEDLEVQRKHFETVSDQLYALIQVTGTSGKTVYRQYCPMAFDDKGAYWLSAEEEIRNPYFGDAMLTCGSVEEKM; encoded by the coding sequence ATGAAAAATTTAATTTTACCAATCGTACTCCTTTTTGGAGCATCAACACTTTTTTCCTGTGGAGGCTCACATGAACACGACTCGGAAGGAAATCATACGCATGAACATCTTGACGAAAATACAGAAGTGAATCATACAGAAGGTCATGCATCTCATGCAGAAATGGGACAAACCTTAAAACACTATTTCGACCTGAAAGACGGTTTGGTACGGTCAGATGCAGCAGAAGCCAAAGCAGGGGCAAATGCATTAAAGGCGCATCTTGCAGTTACAGAAATTACTGTCAAGGGGCACGAATCGCATATCAGGGGAATTGTCAGTGAAATCGGTGAACATTTAGAGCAAATCTCGCTTACTGAAGATTTGGAGGTACAGAGAAAACATTTTGAAACGGTTTCAGATCAACTCTATGCTTTAATTCAAGTTACGGGAACATCCGGAAAAACTGTTTATCGCCAATACTGCCCGATGGCTTTTGATGACAAAGGTGCTTACTGGCTTTCGGCTGAAGAAGAAATAAGAAATCCCTATTTCGGTGATGCAATGCTGACATGCGGTAGTGTGGAAGAAAAAATGTAA
- a CDS encoding xylene monooxygenase has product MKYTYKSAAIWLVIYLFLALLPLLLAVTGSIPEYRDFGTELGVAFGFIGLGLLGLQFLISGRFKQVAPKFGMDNILQYHREMGIIAFVLILAHPLTLILSNSDFLSFFNPYENLPRALALIFVIPAIILLMLSSLWRLSLGLSYENWRLLHGVLSLSIIFIGLTHTIQVSHYIEPLWKKTSLVVLFAFYAYLLLHSRLIRPWLNLRKPYKVKEVVEERGDCSTLHLEPVGHKGKSFKCGQFMWITIGNTPFSLQQHPFSIASDCLGKTISLTAKAMGDFTSKWKDIKPGTTAYLEGPYGSFTPEKGKNLFMISGGIGITAMMSTLRTMRKEKDMREVVLIYGNSSFEEITFREELEDMSKLMNLQLVLVLEETPDDWGGEECYIDSDKISKYFPSNPDTFAFYICGPMPMQDAAELSLRDLGVDWRLIYSERYKII; this is encoded by the coding sequence ATGAAATACACCTATAAAAGTGCAGCTATATGGCTTGTAATATACTTATTTTTAGCACTTTTACCCTTACTTTTAGCTGTAACCGGAAGTATACCTGAATACAGAGATTTTGGGACTGAACTTGGAGTGGCTTTTGGCTTTATTGGTTTGGGTTTGCTGGGACTGCAATTTTTGATTTCCGGACGTTTTAAACAAGTTGCACCTAAGTTTGGTATGGACAATATCCTGCAATACCACCGGGAAATGGGAATCATCGCATTTGTTTTAATACTGGCTCATCCCTTAACGCTCATACTTTCTAATAGTGATTTTTTGTCTTTTTTTAATCCTTATGAAAATTTACCCAGAGCATTGGCATTGATTTTTGTCATCCCTGCAATAATTCTTCTCATGTTAAGTAGTCTTTGGCGTTTAAGTCTGGGACTTAGCTATGAAAATTGGCGTTTATTACACGGTGTGCTATCTCTTTCAATAATTTTCATAGGCTTAACTCATACCATACAAGTGTCACACTATATTGAGCCTTTATGGAAGAAAACCTCATTAGTTGTATTGTTTGCTTTTTATGCATATTTACTACTTCACAGTCGCTTGATCAGACCCTGGCTAAATCTTCGCAAACCCTATAAAGTTAAAGAGGTTGTTGAGGAGCGTGGAGATTGCAGTACATTACATCTTGAACCTGTGGGACATAAGGGTAAGAGCTTTAAATGCGGACAGTTTATGTGGATTACAATCGGCAATACGCCCTTTTCACTTCAACAGCATCCTTTTTCTATAGCTTCAGATTGTCTGGGCAAAACAATTTCTTTAACGGCAAAAGCTATGGGTGATTTCACATCAAAATGGAAAGATATCAAGCCCGGAACCACTGCATATCTTGAAGGCCCTTATGGGTCATTTACCCCTGAAAAGGGAAAAAATTTATTTATGATTAGCGGTGGTATCGGGATAACAGCTATGATGAGTACTCTCAGGACTATGAGAAAAGAAAAAGATATGCGCGAAGTAGTGCTGATTTATGGTAATTCTTCTTTTGAGGAAATAACTTTCAGGGAAGAACTCGAAGATATGAGTAAATTGATGAACCTCCAATTAGTCCTTGTGTTGGAAGAAACTCCCGATGATTGGGGTGGAGAAGAATGTTATATTGATTCTGACAAAATCAGTAAATACTTTCCATCAAATCCTGATACTTTTGCTTTTTATATTTGTGGACCAATGCCAATGCAAGACGCAGCTGAGCTTTCACTAAGAGATTTGGGTGTTGATTGGCGGTTAATTTATTCAGAAAGGTATAAAATCATTTAA
- a CDS encoding TolC family protein codes for MNKQVNTICTALLLAAILIVCILPVKKAVAQDNMLETYQDEAASNNANLQAYYYQYLAGVEKIVQTRLLPMTELSAIYFPQPLVLQMDQQLAGVRAMQSFPWFGTRKVMQESAAYNAQFALEQYQQIRNQLFFDVAGTFYELMQLEEEIRLMRSNIELLESIEQIVITRYETGRASMADLILIEVEKEDLKIQLLKLEEKKNPLHNRFAALLNREYEGFFALPDTFEARQLTDPMAELKDSMLLQHPGIESYIYKELAYAEQQQLARKSGLPSFGIGVEYMAMQNLENNNHSAMFMPMVSLRLPFQRKVYQAREQEAVFNRKAASFQKVQAQNQLITKWEEWVSRYQDAQRRIPLYINQLDRMEQALSIILEDYSAGRKTFDEMLNVQRRILEFEMELVNAKKDNNTAVAGLTYLYRRP; via the coding sequence ATGAATAAACAAGTCAATACAATCTGTACCGCTTTGCTTTTGGCCGCGATTTTGATCGTTTGCATTTTGCCGGTAAAGAAGGCTGTTGCACAGGATAATATGCTTGAAACTTATCAGGATGAAGCAGCATCAAATAATGCGAATTTGCAGGCGTATTATTACCAATATCTGGCCGGTGTGGAAAAAATAGTGCAAACCCGGCTTTTGCCCATGACAGAGCTATCTGCGATTTATTTTCCGCAGCCACTTGTCTTACAAATGGATCAACAGCTTGCAGGAGTTCGGGCGATGCAGTCATTTCCCTGGTTTGGGACAAGAAAAGTCATGCAGGAAAGTGCTGCATACAATGCTCAATTTGCTTTGGAACAATATCAGCAAATCAGAAACCAACTGTTTTTTGATGTTGCCGGGACTTTCTATGAGTTAATGCAATTAGAAGAAGAAATCCGCCTGATGCGGTCTAATATTGAATTGCTTGAAAGCATTGAGCAAATTGTAATCACTCGTTATGAAACAGGCCGGGCCAGTATGGCAGATTTGATTTTGATAGAGGTGGAAAAAGAAGATTTGAAAATCCAATTATTGAAACTTGAGGAAAAGAAAAATCCGCTTCATAATCGTTTTGCAGCACTACTTAACCGGGAGTATGAAGGTTTTTTTGCTCTGCCTGACACATTTGAAGCCCGGCAGTTAACCGATCCAATGGCAGAATTGAAAGACAGCATGCTTTTGCAACACCCTGGTATAGAATCTTATATTTACAAAGAGTTAGCTTATGCAGAACAACAGCAACTTGCCCGAAAATCAGGTTTGCCTTCTTTTGGCATTGGCGTAGAATATATGGCGATGCAAAATCTTGAAAATAATAATCATTCGGCCATGTTTATGCCGATGGTGAGTCTCCGCCTGCCTTTTCAAAGAAAGGTGTATCAGGCAAGAGAACAGGAAGCCGTATTTAATCGCAAAGCAGCTTCTTTTCAAAAAGTACAGGCACAAAATCAGTTGATTACTAAATGGGAGGAATGGGTAAGCCGCTATCAGGATGCACAAAGGCGAATACCATTGTATATCAACCAATTGGACAGAATGGAACAAGCTTTGAGTATTATTCTGGAAGATTACAGTGCGGGCAGAAAAACTTTTGATGAAATGCTGAATGTGCAGAGACGCATACTGGAATTTGAAATGGAATTAGTAAACGCAAAAAAAGATAACAATACGGCTGTAGCCGGTTTAACATATTTATACCGGCGGCCATGA
- a CDS encoding efflux RND transporter periplasmic adaptor subunit: protein MKKQIAIIILVFTAGIVAGWYFFGTSDDEHTHEAVVDKDEVHTCPMHPQIRQDGFGSCPICGMDLVPVDAVDESESFTEIRMSETAIRLAHIRTMKVSSQIPEKKLELNGRIETDERRTSTQTAHLPGRIERLYITYTGEFVRRGQRLASIYSPELVAAQRELFEALKHEETRPVLVRAARQKLKQWKLTDEQIRQIEERGEVQSEIDIYADVSGVVVRRNVTTGDYFSAGTVLFEISDLSKVWVVFEAYEEDLSWINVGDTVTFSAGERPGQKMTARVEFVDPYVDERTRIARVRTSLDNRDGRFRPGMFLNGVIHSKFDQFGKVITVPKTAVLWGGKTSVVYVKKPGVEETIFQFREVVLGEHLGDSYIILDGLKEGEEIAVHGAFSIDAAAQLSGKASLMGRHLLEVEEIEFIVDVGDFKDETPEAFKAQLSKLFTAYLSLSEALIETDYAAANNALPDVEAALNEMDMTLLASDAHDLWMEHLDALEKAMHDMKDAGDIEHLRHAFEPFSDVLAASVESFGVKDIEVYHQFCPMAFDDRGAWWLSDTALIANPYFGDVMLRCGEVKEREFKKAAPEKESARRQQEPGHVH from the coding sequence ATGAAAAAACAAATTGCAATCATCATCCTTGTCTTTACCGCAGGCATAGTTGCCGGGTGGTATTTCTTTGGCACAAGCGATGATGAACATACGCATGAAGCTGTCGTGGATAAAGACGAAGTTCATACTTGTCCGATGCATCCGCAGATCAGGCAGGATGGTTTTGGCAGTTGTCCGATTTGCGGAATGGATCTGGTGCCGGTAGATGCAGTTGACGAAAGTGAATCTTTCACGGAAATCAGGATGTCTGAAACAGCCATCAGATTGGCACATATCAGGACAATGAAGGTAAGTTCTCAAATACCGGAAAAAAAGCTGGAACTGAACGGGCGCATAGAAACAGACGAACGCCGGACATCCACACAAACCGCTCATTTACCCGGCAGGATAGAAAGGCTGTATATCACCTACACAGGTGAATTTGTCCGCAGGGGGCAACGGTTGGCTTCCATTTATTCACCGGAATTAGTTGCTGCTCAACGCGAACTTTTTGAAGCATTGAAACATGAAGAAACACGTCCAGTACTTGTCAGGGCAGCCCGCCAAAAACTCAAACAATGGAAGCTAACCGATGAACAGATTAGACAGATAGAAGAAAGAGGCGAAGTACAGTCTGAAATAGATATTTATGCCGATGTCAGTGGCGTTGTGGTCCGGCGGAATGTCACAACCGGCGACTATTTCAGTGCAGGAACGGTATTGTTTGAAATCAGTGATTTGAGTAAGGTATGGGTTGTGTTTGAAGCTTATGAAGAAGACCTTTCCTGGATAAATGTTGGTGATACCGTAACTTTTAGTGCAGGTGAAAGGCCGGGGCAAAAAATGACAGCCCGGGTGGAGTTTGTTGACCCTTATGTTGACGAGCGTACAAGGATAGCAAGAGTCAGGACAAGCTTAGATAACCGCGATGGAAGGTTCAGGCCGGGCATGTTCCTGAATGGTGTAATCCATAGCAAATTTGACCAATTCGGAAAAGTGATAACCGTTCCCAAGACAGCCGTGTTGTGGGGCGGAAAAACATCTGTGGTTTATGTAAAAAAGCCTGGAGTTGAGGAAACGATTTTTCAATTCCGGGAAGTTGTACTCGGGGAGCATTTGGGTGATAGTTACATCATTCTGGATGGGCTGAAGGAAGGTGAAGAAATTGCTGTTCACGGTGCTTTCAGCATAGATGCTGCTGCACAGTTGTCAGGCAAAGCCAGCCTGATGGGCAGGCATTTACTCGAAGTTGAAGAAATAGAATTTATTGTGGATGTTGGTGATTTTAAAGATGAAACACCGGAAGCATTCAAAGCACAGTTAAGCAAGCTTTTTACAGCATATCTTAGCTTGAGTGAAGCTTTAATCGAAACAGATTACGCTGCCGCAAATAATGCACTGCCCGATGTGGAAGCGGCTTTGAATGAAATGGACATGACACTTTTAGCTTCAGATGCTCATGACTTATGGATGGAACATTTAGATGCATTGGAAAAAGCAATGCATGACATGAAAGATGCCGGAGATATAGAGCATTTACGGCATGCCTTTGAACCCTTTTCAGATGTGTTGGCAGCGTCAGTAGAAAGTTTCGGGGTGAAAGACATAGAAGTGTATCATCAGTTTTGCCCGATGGCTTTTGACGACAGAGGTGCCTGGTGGCTAAGCGATACAGCACTAATAGCCAATCCCTATTTCGGGGATGTCATGCTTCGCTGCGGTGAAGTAAAAGAAAGGGAATTTAAAAAAGCCGCTCCCGAAAAGGAAAGTGCAAGAAGACAGCAGGAGCCGGGGCATGTGCATTAA
- a CDS encoding GxxExxY protein, with protein MELTKKYIDDLTYRVIGCAIEVHKQLGPGLLESVYEKCFIRELALQGLRYKQQLWVPLEYKGLELDTELRLDVLVEDVLCVELKSMDGLLPIHDAILLTYMRMLQKPKGVLINFNCVNIFKEGQKTLVNEIYAALPNEKN; from the coding sequence ATGGAATTAACTAAAAAATACATTGATGACTTGACCTATAGAGTGATTGGTTGTGCTATTGAAGTTCATAAACAGTTAGGTCCCGGTCTTTTAGAAAGCGTTTACGAAAAATGTTTTATAAGAGAGTTAGCTTTACAAGGGTTAAGGTATAAACAACAATTATGGGTACCACTGGAGTACAAAGGATTAGAATTGGATACGGAATTAAGATTAGATGTACTTGTAGAAGATGTTTTATGTGTTGAATTAAAATCAATGGACGGTTTATTACCAATACATGATGCTATTTTATTAACTTATATGCGAATGCTACAGAAACCTAAAGGCGTATTGATAAATTTTAATTGTGTTAATATATTTAAGGAAGGACAAAAAACTTTGGTTAATGAAATATATGCTGCATTACCTAATGAAAAAAACTAA